Proteins found in one Paenibacillus borealis genomic segment:
- a CDS encoding extracellular solute-binding protein: MTAILLLAGCLDSGGKTARESQEYGGKGKQPAWDFKYDPPITITTAIVDENRPNAFKPGESLTDNVHTRWMEDNLGIITKFDWIVSKFEDADTKIRLALTMNGKLPDTFNAEGDILKNLLKADRLLPLNDAIEQLAHPKLKAALEKYAYTMTEVTKDGKIYGLPRLGAGDEGTVMWIRKDWLGKLSLNPPETIDELENVLKAFSEQDPNGNGQDDEVGLAVPLKEGPWSWMGQTDPIAGAFSGQMLCTSDIKLFWNDDGNGGLVYGAVHPDAKKYLETMASWMAKGYIDRDAGMKDSSKAAELAVKGMAGVMFGPFWMGAWPLGDTVKSDPEADWQAYPLPAGPDGLKGKAQKPLYGIYTVFSKDFKNIEAWFAYYNKLLAKNFGPQDPYFDPRFALGYHEGYDYVIKDGKVITVNFASEGVPSAQWPLADGSSIDMRWMLYPLTGGAPVLPYMSTDAIRKLSERSDAEMSTPIEQSIKGLNSAQLAAAGIAVAEQELEIPNRYHGPLTDGMEKNGVFLQKLATESYVSIIYGEKPLSYFDEFVAQFYKNGGDVITREVNDWYEDNKP, translated from the coding sequence TTGACAGCAATTCTGCTGCTTGCCGGATGTTTGGACAGCGGGGGAAAGACGGCCAGGGAGAGTCAGGAGTATGGGGGGAAAGGGAAGCAGCCGGCTTGGGATTTTAAATACGATCCGCCGATAACGATTACAACGGCAATTGTCGACGAGAACCGGCCTAACGCGTTCAAGCCCGGCGAGAGCCTTACGGATAATGTACACACCCGCTGGATGGAAGATAATCTGGGCATCATTACGAAGTTTGACTGGATTGTCAGTAAGTTTGAGGATGCCGACACCAAAATCCGGCTGGCGCTGACCATGAACGGCAAGCTGCCTGATACCTTTAACGCAGAAGGAGATATCTTGAAGAATCTGCTCAAAGCGGACAGGCTGCTTCCGCTGAATGATGCGATTGAGCAGCTGGCGCATCCCAAGCTGAAGGCGGCACTGGAGAAGTACGCGTATACCATGACTGAGGTGACCAAAGACGGCAAGATTTACGGACTTCCCCGCTTGGGTGCGGGTGACGAGGGCACGGTCATGTGGATCCGCAAGGACTGGCTGGGTAAGCTGTCACTGAACCCGCCGGAGACGATAGATGAACTTGAGAACGTGCTCAAGGCATTCTCGGAGCAAGATCCTAACGGAAATGGTCAAGATGATGAAGTCGGCTTGGCGGTTCCGCTGAAGGAAGGACCATGGAGCTGGATGGGACAGACGGATCCGATCGCGGGTGCCTTCTCGGGTCAGATGCTCTGTACATCGGATATCAAGCTGTTCTGGAATGACGACGGGAATGGCGGTCTGGTCTATGGCGCCGTTCACCCGGATGCAAAGAAATACCTCGAGACGATGGCTTCCTGGATGGCCAAAGGCTATATTGACCGGGATGCCGGTATGAAGGACTCAAGTAAAGCCGCCGAGCTGGCCGTAAAAGGAATGGCCGGAGTTATGTTCGGCCCGTTCTGGATGGGAGCCTGGCCGCTCGGTGACACAGTGAAATCCGATCCGGAGGCGGATTGGCAAGCATATCCCCTCCCTGCCGGACCGGACGGGCTGAAAGGCAAAGCACAGAAGCCGCTCTACGGCATCTATACAGTGTTCAGCAAAGACTTTAAGAATATAGAAGCCTGGTTCGCCTATTATAACAAGCTGCTCGCCAAAAATTTCGGCCCGCAGGATCCTTACTTTGATCCCCGCTTCGCCCTGGGGTATCACGAAGGCTATGATTATGTAATCAAGGATGGTAAAGTGATCACCGTTAATTTCGCTTCCGAAGGGGTTCCGAGTGCCCAGTGGCCGCTTGCTGACGGCTCATCCATCGATATGCGCTGGATGCTCTATCCGCTGACAGGCGGAGCTCCTGTGCTGCCTTATATGAGCACGGATGCGATCAGGAAATTGTCTGAGAGATCGGATGCTGAAATGAGTACGCCGATTGAACAGAGTATCAAGGGGCTAAATTCGGCCCAGCTTGCGGCAGCCGGAATTGCTGTTGCAGAACAGGAGCTCGAAATCCCGAACCGTTACCATGGACCGTTAACGGATGGGATGGAGAAGAATGGAGTGTTCCTGCAGAAACTCGCAACGGAGAGCTACGTGAGCATTATTTATGGAGAGAAGCCGCTCTCCTATTTCGATGAGTTCGTTGCCCAATTTTACAAGAATGGCGGCGACGTGATTACGAGGGAAGTGAATGATTGGTACGAAGATAACAAGCCATGA
- a CDS encoding glycoside hydrolase family 9 protein yields the protein MRRKISLILAFTMFVTILVSIPLRADAAASEAPAGWRDLVDYRIFSTLSDGWAGDSGFGLETVDSKLPVDTTTTYNGLPSLLLNAKTPTSPSWYNALITVAGWKAYDFTSYYPNGFLEFNIKGNAGGESFLLGFKDRVFERAAGNEITTTVNITSYTSITTGWKHVKIPLKDLMQVSQGINIASIDALSLKNNGFQPLKVWLNDIRVTSPDKEKEYAPIKVNQLGYPADGVKQALVTGFEDVLTVDAGTPFTIINTATNAAAFSGSLVLTKNYDAIDSGERVFTADFTNLTAPGKYYVAVQGLQNSPKFSIGDANSIYEPFLTDVSRYFYYQRTGINITSPYTQNYQRTDFTPDTSVPLMSNPSIKKDVSKGWYDAGDKGKYVNAGAKALSDLFWAYEIMPEKFTDSQFNIPESGNGIPDILDESRWELEWMLKMQDAATGGFYARVTFQDDDNMVDRQIIDKDTVSSRTGIKTTADTATAAGVLAHAYLIYQNIDPAFAQSCLNAAEAAWGYLEAHPENIRTPNTGRWPYDVTDDASNRLWAAGSLYRSTGTAKYNNYFLANYTNMAIYFEDTLDFASGWANTWNTGFFSYLKAANPNSAVVSWYTTKYQQWFNDKVSRYNESAWKSIIKDGNYYWGITMQVADTPMEMIIGTKLLGTFESNRAIINKVTYSQLDWILGQNPVGVSFVSGYGDNSVQYPFSIMYRTDNLPGVPKGYLVGGPNKFSNDITVGNQISRFAGKNYTDNFQEWTTNEHTVYWNSGLVFVAAYATGNSSNSSISPTAASFDKKTANQTDIPVTLTLNGNNLTGITNGTASLIEGTDYTLSGSTVTLQRSYLAQQPIGTTHLAFRFNAGSAAALSVAVSDSSVTNSVISPGSAAFDKKTANQADIPVTLTLNGNTFTGINNGAVSLVDGTDYTVSGTTVTILKTYLAAQPAGTTTLTFSFSAGAGSNLAVSVTDTTSGGSATLKVQQYNSSTAATVNTLNPKIKLVNTGTTAVNLADVKLRYYYTIDGEKDQSFWCDWSTAGSSNVTGTFGKLATPVSGADSYLEIGFTSGAGSLAAGASTEIQIRVSKNDWSNYTQTGDYSFDPADTAYTDWNKTTGYIAGTLQWGIEP from the coding sequence ATGAGGAGAAAAATAAGTTTAATCCTGGCGTTTACGATGTTTGTGACCATTCTTGTATCGATTCCGCTGAGGGCGGATGCAGCCGCAAGCGAAGCCCCCGCAGGGTGGAGAGACTTAGTGGACTACCGTATTTTCAGTACCCTGTCAGACGGCTGGGCAGGGGACAGTGGATTTGGACTGGAGACCGTAGACAGCAAGCTGCCGGTCGACACGACAACCACCTACAATGGGTTGCCTTCACTGCTGCTGAATGCGAAGACTCCAACCAGTCCGTCCTGGTACAACGCACTGATTACAGTAGCGGGCTGGAAAGCGTATGACTTCACCTCATATTATCCCAACGGCTTCCTTGAGTTCAACATTAAGGGGAATGCAGGCGGCGAGTCCTTCCTTCTGGGCTTCAAAGACAGAGTATTCGAACGGGCTGCAGGCAATGAAATTACAACCACCGTTAATATTACCAGCTACACCAGCATCACAACGGGCTGGAAGCATGTGAAGATTCCCTTAAAGGATCTGATGCAGGTCTCGCAAGGCATTAACATTGCTTCGATTGATGCGTTATCCCTTAAGAACAACGGGTTTCAGCCGTTAAAGGTCTGGCTCAATGATATCAGGGTTACCTCTCCCGATAAGGAGAAAGAGTATGCCCCTATCAAGGTCAATCAACTAGGGTATCCTGCGGATGGCGTGAAGCAGGCGCTAGTGACCGGATTTGAGGATGTCCTCACGGTGGATGCAGGTACTCCGTTCACCATTATTAACACCGCTACTAATGCTGCGGCGTTCTCCGGAAGTCTTGTGCTCACCAAGAATTATGATGCTATCGACAGCGGTGAGCGGGTATTCACCGCCGATTTCACCAATCTAACGGCTCCGGGCAAATATTATGTGGCCGTGCAGGGTCTACAGAATTCGCCCAAGTTCTCCATCGGGGATGCGAACAGCATCTATGAGCCTTTTCTGACTGACGTATCGAGATATTTCTATTACCAGAGAACCGGTATAAATATTACCAGTCCATACACTCAGAATTATCAGAGAACTGATTTCACTCCGGACACCTCGGTGCCTCTAATGTCTAATCCTTCAATTAAGAAGGATGTGTCCAAAGGCTGGTATGATGCGGGTGATAAAGGCAAGTACGTCAACGCTGGTGCCAAAGCCTTGTCGGATCTCTTCTGGGCCTATGAAATCATGCCGGAGAAATTCACGGACAGCCAATTCAATATCCCTGAGAGCGGAAATGGCATTCCTGATATCCTGGATGAGTCAAGATGGGAACTGGAATGGATGCTGAAGATGCAGGATGCGGCAACCGGAGGGTTCTATGCGCGTGTAACCTTCCAGGACGATGACAATATGGTTGACAGACAGATTATTGATAAGGATACAGTAAGTTCGCGGACCGGCATCAAGACAACCGCCGATACGGCTACCGCAGCCGGTGTACTGGCACATGCATACCTGATTTATCAGAATATCGACCCGGCCTTTGCCCAGAGTTGTTTGAATGCGGCCGAAGCAGCGTGGGGATATCTGGAGGCACATCCTGAGAATATCCGGACGCCTAACACAGGCAGATGGCCTTATGATGTCACAGATGACGCGTCTAATCGTCTATGGGCTGCCGGCTCCCTGTACAGGTCAACAGGGACAGCCAAATACAATAATTACTTTCTTGCAAACTACACGAATATGGCAATCTATTTCGAGGATACCCTTGATTTCGCCAGCGGATGGGCGAATACCTGGAATACCGGCTTCTTCAGTTATCTGAAAGCCGCTAATCCCAATTCCGCTGTTGTAAGCTGGTATACCACCAAATATCAGCAATGGTTCAATGACAAGGTAAGCAGATATAACGAAAGCGCCTGGAAGAGCATCATTAAAGACGGTAACTATTATTGGGGCATCACCATGCAGGTTGCAGATACACCGATGGAAATGATTATCGGAACGAAGCTGCTTGGAACCTTCGAGAGCAACCGTGCAATTATTAATAAAGTTACGTACAGCCAGCTGGACTGGATTCTCGGCCAGAACCCGGTAGGCGTATCCTTCGTATCGGGCTATGGTGATAACAGCGTGCAGTATCCGTTCAGTATTATGTACAGAACAGATAATTTGCCTGGAGTCCCTAAGGGTTATCTGGTCGGAGGGCCGAATAAATTCTCCAACGATATTACTGTAGGGAACCAGATATCGAGATTTGCCGGCAAAAACTATACCGACAACTTCCAGGAATGGACAACAAATGAGCATACCGTCTACTGGAATTCTGGGCTGGTATTCGTAGCTGCCTATGCAACGGGGAACAGCAGTAACTCGTCGATTAGTCCAACTGCAGCTTCCTTTGATAAGAAAACCGCTAATCAGACCGATATTCCGGTGACGTTGACCCTGAACGGCAATAATCTCACCGGAATTACGAACGGTACAGCATCCCTAATTGAAGGTACGGATTACACGCTATCGGGAAGTACGGTCACATTGCAACGAAGCTATCTCGCACAGCAGCCCATCGGGACGACACATCTCGCCTTCCGGTTTAATGCGGGTTCGGCTGCTGCACTGTCCGTAGCAGTGAGCGATTCATCGGTTACAAATTCGGTGATCAGTCCAGGGTCTGCTGCCTTTGACAAAAAAACCGCCAATCAGGCCGATATTCCGGTGACCCTGACTCTGAACGGTAATACATTCACCGGGATTAACAACGGTGCGGTTTCCTTGGTTGACGGTACGGATTATACCGTATCGGGCACAACGGTTACCATCCTGAAGACTTACCTGGCTGCACAGCCGGCGGGAACAACGACACTGACGTTCAGCTTCAGTGCAGGAGCGGGGTCGAATCTGGCGGTCTCCGTGACGGATACCACCTCCGGCGGCAGCGCAACGCTCAAGGTACAACAGTATAATTCCAGCACTGCGGCAACGGTTAATACACTGAATCCGAAGATAAAACTAGTGAACACCGGTACTACCGCTGTTAATCTGGCCGATGTGAAGCTGCGCTATTATTACACCATTGACGGGGAGAAGGACCAGAGCTTCTGGTGTGACTGGTCAACTGCCGGCAGCAGCAACGTGACCGGCACCTTCGGCAAGCTGGCAACTCCCGTGAGCGGGGCTGATTCTTATCTGGAGATTGGCTTTACAAGCGGAGCCGGAAGTCTGGCTGCAGGAGCCAGCACTGAAATTCAGATCCGCGTAAGTAAGAACGACTGGTCGAACTACACGCAGACAGGAGATTACTCTTTTGACCCGGCCGATACTGCATACACCGATTGGAATAAAACAACTGGTTATATTGCGGGCACTCTTCAGTGGGGAATTGAGCCTTAA
- a CDS encoding response regulator, protein MNSLLVVDDEKHYADSLADTIPWTTLGISRVLKAYSASEALALMESFPVDILMTDIRMPRMTGLELIEQARQRIPGLKCLLLTGYADFDYARRAIELQALDYLMKPAKDEQLLTAMGKIVKQLEQERSIEQGFRIYRDNSIELKAGLLLKTISGTLTGKALADKLKLYDLPLQIPGTASLCLIRLGSPFEGHDLYSQSLIRFAVTNMLEELLMERYDCWPAADDEGTLLVLIYDLSGAPPEPQWVQEQLERLKDEVRNLLKGEISAGQAECLFPEGLQASYMKAKSCLDMDRSLSGQLPESSEEEVHLMRKLYEAPLLTHLLEAEQWEKAEAKIRAFVSPLMHTGSPDLMRDVFFFLSNSFQYIANRSGRTLAQMLNPGQSAFIKGKSMLHASQLESWALDSLHTLRDKLGEVSEDHSQAIVRKTQSYIRMELDKDLSLTLLARLVFVHPSHLSKLFKQCTDTTLSQYIYEQRMLKASELLKQTNHKIYHIGESIGYPNTNWFIRKFRDYYQVTPQEFRDRYRSGME, encoded by the coding sequence ATGAACAGCCTGCTGGTGGTTGATGACGAGAAGCATTATGCGGATAGTCTGGCGGATACAATTCCATGGACAACCCTTGGCATCTCCCGTGTTCTTAAGGCTTACAGCGCGAGTGAGGCACTTGCCCTGATGGAGTCATTCCCAGTCGATATTCTCATGACTGATATCCGTATGCCGCGTATGACCGGCCTGGAGCTGATCGAGCAGGCCAGACAGCGTATTCCAGGATTGAAGTGCCTGCTGCTCACTGGCTATGCGGACTTCGATTATGCCCGCCGAGCCATTGAGCTTCAGGCGCTGGATTATCTGATGAAGCCGGCTAAGGATGAACAGTTGCTTACAGCCATGGGCAAGATTGTTAAACAGCTCGAACAGGAGCGGTCAATTGAACAAGGCTTCCGTATTTACCGGGATAATAGTATAGAGCTGAAGGCGGGACTGCTGCTCAAGACGATAAGCGGCACGCTGACTGGCAAGGCGCTTGCAGATAAGTTGAAGCTGTATGACCTTCCTCTGCAGATACCGGGAACGGCCTCGTTGTGTCTCATCCGGTTGGGCTCACCCTTTGAAGGACATGATCTGTATTCGCAGTCCCTGATCCGCTTCGCGGTAACGAACATGCTGGAAGAACTGCTGATGGAGCGGTATGACTGCTGGCCGGCCGCGGATGATGAGGGAACCCTGCTTGTACTGATATACGATTTATCGGGTGCGCCACCGGAGCCGCAGTGGGTACAGGAGCAGTTAGAACGGTTAAAGGATGAAGTCCGCAACCTGCTTAAGGGAGAAATATCCGCCGGGCAAGCTGAATGTCTCTTCCCGGAAGGGCTGCAAGCCAGTTATATGAAGGCCAAATCCTGCCTTGACATGGACCGCAGCTTGTCCGGACAGCTGCCGGAGAGCAGCGAGGAGGAAGTGCATCTCATGCGCAAGCTTTATGAAGCGCCGCTTCTGACGCATCTCCTGGAAGCTGAGCAGTGGGAGAAGGCGGAAGCAAAGATCCGCGCATTTGTGTCTCCGCTAATGCATACGGGATCTCCTGATCTCATGCGGGACGTTTTTTTCTTTCTGTCGAATAGCTTCCAGTATATCGCGAACCGCAGCGGCAGGACGCTGGCCCAGATGCTGAATCCCGGCCAATCCGCTTTTATTAAAGGGAAATCGATGCTGCATGCCTCACAGCTGGAGAGCTGGGCGCTGGACTCGCTGCACACCTTGCGGGATAAGCTGGGAGAGGTAAGCGAGGACCACAGCCAGGCCATTGTCCGAAAGACGCAAAGTTATATCCGGATGGAATTGGACAAGGACTTGTCGCTTACTTTGCTGGCCAGACTGGTCTTCGTACATCCCAGTCATCTGTCGAAGCTCTTTAAGCAATGTACCGATACTACCTTATCGCAGTACATCTACGAGCAGCGCATGCTTAAGGCTAGTGAACTGCTCAAGCAGACGAATCATAAAATCTATCATATTGGAGAAAGCATCGGATACCCCAATACCAACTGGTTCATCCGGAAATTCCGAGATTATTATCAGGTGACGCCGCAGGAATTCAGGGACAGATACCGATCGGGAATGGAGTGA
- a CDS encoding TrmB family transcriptional regulator gives MIEALRKLGLSDLEARCYLALHGQLPSSGYEVSKQVSVSRSNVYAALRGLVEKGVCRAEEGDPITFAAIPIGQVVKLLQSEFERTARLLESELTTLPDTPPFFSNWKGDQQVDLAIRRLAANAREEILVDLWAEDLHWVEESLLAAERRGTSVHLMVIGEAPTELERVIVHSVPPGGPHRSRNFSMLLDKETAILGSFSRHAPVSALESNHPAVLNVLQTSYFHDVVMMRIESDFARELEEQYGKDYALIRREHPEMHSKNTKYLLTREDDLH, from the coding sequence ATGATTGAAGCTCTACGGAAACTCGGCTTATCCGATCTTGAAGCCCGCTGTTATCTGGCGCTGCACGGTCAGCTCCCTTCTTCAGGCTACGAAGTCTCTAAGCAGGTGTCAGTATCGCGCTCCAATGTCTATGCTGCGCTGCGCGGCCTGGTGGAGAAAGGTGTCTGCCGTGCCGAAGAAGGGGATCCGATTACATTCGCGGCGATCCCGATCGGACAGGTTGTGAAGCTGCTGCAATCCGAATTCGAACGTACTGCCCGCCTGCTGGAGAGTGAGCTGACCACTCTGCCGGATACCCCGCCTTTCTTCAGTAACTGGAAGGGAGACCAGCAGGTTGATCTGGCGATCCGCCGGCTTGCCGCCAATGCCAGAGAGGAGATTCTGGTTGATCTCTGGGCAGAGGACCTGCATTGGGTCGAAGAATCGCTGCTTGCCGCAGAGCGCCGTGGAACGTCCGTTCATCTGATGGTCATCGGTGAAGCGCCAACGGAGCTTGAACGGGTAATCGTACATAGCGTGCCCCCCGGGGGGCCGCACCGGTCACGCAATTTCTCTATGCTGCTGGACAAGGAGACGGCGATTCTCGGCAGCTTCAGCCGGCACGCGCCGGTATCGGCGCTGGAGAGCAACCACCCGGCAGTGCTGAACGTCCTTCAGACCTCTTATTTCCACGATGTTGTGATGATGCGGATTGAAAGTGATTTTGCCAGGGAGCTGGAGGAACAATACGGGAAGGATTATGCCCTTATCCGGCGTGAGCATCCTGAGATGCACTCGAAGAACACGAAATACCTGTTAACCAGAGAGGATGACTTACATTGA
- a CDS encoding MFS transporter yields the protein MLHNRSFLRLWIARIFSTSAFQMLSVAIGWQMYALTDSAFQLGLVGLAQFLPMLLLTLPAGQTADRYDRRTIVYLCQLMESVVVLLLVLGSLQGWLGSLHLLIAAAILGACRTFEGPASAALVPDIVEREQLPKAAAWSASAMQTAMIVGPSLGGVLVVWGTAAAYIASLAALLISTVLIFFVKTVHFVKKLDAVNMDTFLSGLKFVFARKIILGTISLDLFAVLLGGATALLPIFAEDILKTGSLGLGLLRSAPAVGAILVSLILTRYSVEKAIGKTLFASLVVFALATILFGVSHSFWLSLFALFLIGASDVVSVVIRSTLVQVNTPQEMQGRVNAVNSLFIGTSNQLGEFESGTMAGLVGAVPATVIGGLGTLVITVMWMYWLFPVLRTQKTYMAEKG from the coding sequence GTGCTGCATAACCGCTCTTTCCTCCGTCTGTGGATCGCGCGGATATTCTCGACCAGCGCTTTTCAGATGCTGTCTGTCGCCATCGGCTGGCAGATGTACGCGCTGACTGACAGCGCCTTCCAGCTGGGCCTCGTCGGCCTGGCGCAATTCCTGCCCATGCTGCTGCTGACACTGCCGGCCGGGCAGACCGCTGACCGTTACGACCGCCGCACTATCGTCTATCTCTGCCAGCTGATGGAGAGCGTAGTCGTCCTGCTGCTCGTCCTCGGCAGTCTGCAAGGCTGGCTGGGCTCGCTTCACCTGCTGATCGCCGCCGCCATTCTCGGCGCCTGCCGCACCTTCGAAGGCCCAGCCTCTGCTGCGCTTGTGCCGGACATCGTGGAACGGGAACAGCTGCCGAAGGCCGCAGCCTGGTCCGCCTCCGCGATGCAGACCGCGATGATCGTCGGCCCGTCACTCGGAGGAGTGCTCGTCGTCTGGGGTACCGCCGCTGCCTACATTGCCTCGCTGGCTGCGCTACTGATCTCGACCGTGCTGATCTTCTTCGTCAAGACAGTTCACTTCGTGAAGAAGCTGGACGCCGTCAATATGGACACGTTCCTCAGCGGTCTGAAGTTTGTATTTGCCCGCAAAATCATTCTCGGCACCATATCACTTGACCTGTTCGCCGTGCTGCTTGGCGGTGCGACGGCCCTGCTGCCGATCTTCGCCGAAGATATCCTGAAGACCGGCTCGCTAGGTCTTGGGCTGCTCCGTTCTGCACCAGCAGTCGGGGCGATCCTTGTCTCGCTGATCCTAACCCGTTATTCAGTGGAGAAAGCAATCGGCAAGACCCTGTTCGCCTCCCTCGTTGTGTTCGCCTTGGCGACGATTCTGTTCGGTGTGTCCCACAGCTTCTGGCTCTCGCTCTTCGCGCTGTTCCTCATCGGCGCTTCCGACGTCGTAAGCGTCGTAATCCGTTCGACGCTCGTTCAGGTCAACACGCCGCAGGAGATGCAGGGCCGGGTCAATGCCGTCAACTCCCTGTTCATCGGCACCTCGAACCAGCTGGGCGAATTCGAGTCCGGGACGATGGCCGGTCTGGTCGGTGCTGTACCGGCGACAGTTATTGGCGGGCTTGGCACACTCGTCATCACCGTGATGTGGATGTATTGGCTCTTCCCGGTCCTCCGGACGCAGAAGACCTATATGGCGGAGAAAGGGTAA
- a CDS encoding sensor histidine kinase, which produces MRIKFNIFQKMLVLLLILLTPVVALYYYSTSKSINIIQEELIKASLNRMELFVAQLDASIEKFDLASAPMLVDTNVLDYLYNFEMTDYSLMKTRLLIQEKLSLASASGNWRNDVTVYFPQRGDSISSSPSYEYDLEEFESRFSLGWSYSEDLEIGSGFTRTYIATGYTPARPDDLDVAVRINLYKWSFENLLDTYKSGHSDNPFFYKKGHAIIASRSAEGPEMDRIIAELGDRVNSRDSGFLIHAFDGRPYLITYYYSSLLDWHLVDSVPLDQIIGPIRQQRLLFGASSVILLLSGIAAASALYWNVHRPIFHLVRAVQRIKGGDYAYRLPKKSNNEFAFLMQNFNEMATQIQDLIENVLQSRIHARDATLKQLQAQIHPHFLYNCLGYIINMTKMKQDRAVMDMAYHLSDYYRYTTRMDNQGVSLKEELAFVRIYLEILQLRNETLTFSIVLPEGLAELRIPRLLLQPLVENAIVHGLEDVEYAGRVEISVFLQEGLLQLQVEDNGKGLNEEQIGQLYMELLIPAGEYTGCGLWNVYQRLQGNFGPDTQIVISPSRLGGLSVSLVWEPGIQDETKEEVS; this is translated from the coding sequence ATGCGGATCAAATTCAACATTTTTCAGAAAATGCTGGTGTTGCTGCTGATTCTGCTGACGCCAGTCGTAGCGCTATACTATTATTCCACATCCAAGAGCATCAACATCATTCAGGAGGAGCTTATCAAAGCGAGTCTGAACCGGATGGAGCTTTTCGTGGCGCAGCTGGATGCCAGTATTGAGAAGTTTGATCTGGCTTCTGCACCCATGCTCGTTGACACTAACGTACTGGATTATCTGTATAACTTCGAAATGACTGATTATTCCCTCATGAAAACAAGGCTGCTGATTCAGGAGAAGCTGTCGCTGGCCAGTGCATCCGGCAATTGGCGGAATGACGTAACCGTCTATTTCCCGCAACGCGGCGATAGTATCTCATCTTCTCCCTCTTATGAGTATGATCTTGAAGAGTTCGAGAGCCGGTTCTCACTGGGCTGGAGCTACAGCGAAGATCTGGAGATCGGCTCCGGCTTCACCCGGACCTATATTGCCACGGGTTATACGCCCGCCCGTCCGGATGATCTGGATGTTGCCGTCCGCATTAATCTCTACAAGTGGAGCTTCGAGAATTTGCTCGACACCTACAAGTCCGGGCACTCCGACAATCCGTTTTTTTACAAAAAGGGGCATGCCATCATCGCCAGCCGGTCTGCGGAAGGGCCTGAAATGGACAGGATCATTGCAGAACTGGGCGATAGGGTGAACAGCCGGGATTCAGGCTTTTTAATCCATGCTTTTGACGGCAGGCCGTATCTGATTACCTATTATTATTCCAGTCTGCTTGATTGGCATCTCGTTGATTCCGTTCCGCTCGACCAGATCATCGGACCGATCAGGCAGCAGAGGTTATTGTTCGGGGCTTCCTCGGTCATTCTGCTTCTGTCCGGTATCGCCGCCGCCTCTGCCTTGTACTGGAATGTACACAGGCCTATCTTCCATCTTGTACGCGCGGTGCAGCGGATTAAGGGAGGGGATTACGCCTACAGGCTGCCGAAGAAGTCGAACAATGAATTCGCCTTTCTCATGCAGAACTTCAATGAGATGGCTACACAGATTCAAGATCTCATTGAGAATGTCCTGCAATCCCGTATCCATGCCCGCGATGCCACGCTGAAGCAGCTGCAGGCGCAGATCCATCCTCATTTTCTGTACAATTGTCTCGGTTACATCATCAATATGACCAAAATGAAACAAGACCGGGCCGTCATGGATATGGCATATCATCTGTCCGACTATTACCGGTATACGACGCGGATGGACAACCAGGGAGTCAGCTTGAAGGAGGAACTTGCATTCGTCCGTATTTATCTGGAGATTCTCCAGCTTCGCAACGAGACGCTAACCTTCAGTATCGTGCTGCCGGAGGGATTGGCGGAGCTGCGAATTCCCCGGCTGCTTCTCCAACCCCTCGTGGAAAATGCGATTGTGCATGGACTTGAGGATGTTGAATATGCGGGCCGGGTTGAAATCAGCGTCTTTCTTCAGGAGGGTCTGCTGCAGCTTCAAGTAGAGGATAACGGCAAAGGGTTGAATGAGGAGCAGATCGGCCAGCTGTACATGGAGCTGCTTATTCCGGCTGGCGAATACACGGGGTGCGGGCTATGGAACGTGTATCAACGGCTGCAAGGCAACTTCGGCCCTGACACCCAAATTGTGATCAGCCCTTCCAGACTGGGCGGGCTATCCGTGAGTTTGGTGTGGGAGCCGGGAATACAGGATGAAACGAAGGAGGAAGTATCATGA
- a CDS encoding AAA family ATPase, whose product MCQKAGCGYSQSFGGDRQQICKIFEYAKATPCVLFLDEFDAIARTRESNDEVKEMARAVNTLLQCLDDFGDGSIFIAATNLENELDRAIWRRFDTKMTYSLPDESSRRQYIELLINGFEGEAGLTEEICGRLAGCSFADIEQIVLKAKCKAIIEHSPLTHEHIVQSYEEYSPSL is encoded by the coding sequence ATGTGCCAGAAGGCTGGATGCGGTTATTCACAGTCATTTGGGGGAGACCGGCAGCAAATCTGCAAAATATTCGAGTATGCCAAAGCAACGCCCTGCGTCTTGTTCCTGGATGAGTTTGATGCTATTGCCAGAACACGGGAGAGTAATGATGAAGTCAAAGAAATGGCGCGTGCGGTAAATACCTTACTGCAGTGTTTGGATGATTTTGGCGACGGCAGTATATTTATAGCGGCAACGAATCTGGAGAATGAATTGGACCGGGCGATCTGGAGAAGGTTTGATACGAAAATGACCTATTCACTGCCGGATGAATCCAGCAGGCGTCAATATATTGAGCTGTTGATTAATGGATTCGAAGGGGAAGCAGGGCTGACTGAAGAGATATGCGGGCGCCTTGCAGGATGCAGCTTCGCAGATATTGAACAGATAGTCCTCAAAGCCAAATGCAAGGCGATCATAGAGCATAGCCCGCTAACACACGAACATATTGTGCAATCCTATGAGGAATATAGCCCATCTTTATAA